The DNA sequence CACCGTCTCACTGGCGTCCAGGCGCAGCATCGGCTGTACTTCCCGCACGCCCAGCTCGGCGAACAGCTCGCGCATTTGCTCACCGCCACCGCAATAGGTATCGCCATAGCTGGAGTCGCCCAGCGCGATCACCGCACCCGGCAGGCCGCGCCAGGCCGCTGGCAGCGTATCGCGGATGCTGGAGTACAACGGCATGAGGCTGTCCGGCAGTTCGCCCATGCCGGTGGTCGAGGTGACAGCCAACAGGGCATCGGGGGCGAAACCTTCGAGGTCCTGCAAGGTGGCGCGCGCCGCATGCCAGGCCTCCAGGCCCGCGGCCTTGAGCAGTGCTTCTGCGTGACGGGCGACTTCTTCGGCGGTGCCGTAGACCGATCCGGAAATAATGGCGACTTTCATCAAGTAGAGGATTCCGAAACTGAGTGAAAACGTAGGATACTAGCATTCAGTGCTGGCAAAAGGCTGCCTCTACTCTAGTCGCCATCTTCAGCCCTTCTTCGCCAATGGCCCGAACATGATCAACGCGCAACTACTGCAATCCATGGTCGATGCATCCAATGACGGGATTGTGGTCGCCGAACAGGAAGGCGACGACACCATCCTGATCTACGTGAATGCCGCCTTC is a window from the Pseudomonas anuradhapurensis genome containing:
- a CDS encoding flavodoxin gives rise to the protein MKVAIISGSVYGTAEEVARHAEALLKAAGLEAWHAARATLQDLEGFAPDALLAVTSTTGMGELPDSLMPLYSSIRDTLPAAWRGLPGAVIALGDSSYGDTYCGGGEQMRELFAELGVREVQPMLRLDASETVTPEADAEPWLAELAAALQA